In Nymphaea colorata isolate Beijing-Zhang1983 chromosome 3, ASM883128v2, whole genome shotgun sequence, a genomic segment contains:
- the LOC116249984 gene encoding cytochrome P450 CYP82D47-like, with amino-acid sequence MDSVKLVESLAAFLALVFLYHIWPKRKGETKRRPTEPGGAWPVVGHLRLLTGTTPLHRTLAALSEKHGPLFTLRLGQMRALVVGSMDLAKECFTTNDQAFASRPPLESSKCLGYGCAMLGLAPYGPYWREVRKITTIELLSNRRLDLLKHIRVEEVGSLVEALYRSCAGDYSVDINRLFSNLSMNIVLRMVAGKRYFNLDGEENDGDEEEFRKVISEFFHLLGVLTVSDAIPCLEWLDVGGHLKDMKRVKKKMDGFASAWLAEHRRERKSGRRDTERDFIDVLIKEVEDDHLSKKHQTDTIIEATAMSLVAAGTDTTSVTLEWALSAMLNNRQVLEKAKEELDCKVGRERQVEESDIKNLAYLQAILKETMRLYPAVPLLVPHQSIEPIHLGGYHIPTGTTLFVNTWKIHRDPMLWTDPEEFRPERFLTSDKEIGFGGQNFAFMPFGMGRRMCPGWTMALQVLHLTLARLLQSFEWSMPMDEPVDMTEGFGLTMPKAAPLKVRLTPRLPPHLY; translated from the exons ATGGATTCCGTGAAGCTGGTAGAGAGTTTGGCAGCCTTCCTTGCCCTTGTCTTCCTCTACCATATTTGGCCAAAGAGGAAGGGAGAAACAAAACGCCGACCGACTGAGCCCGGTGGTGCTTGGCCTGTAGTTGGCCACCTTCGCCTGCTGACTGGAACCACACCTCTCCATAGAACCTTGGCTGCTCTCTCAGAGAAGCATGGGCCTTTGTTCACCCTTCGACTAGGTCAAATGCGTGCTTTGGTAGTGGGCAGCATGGATCTAGCCAAGGAGTGCTTCACCACAAACGACCAAGCCTTTGCCAGTCGTCCCCCATTGGAGAGCTCCAAATGCCTCGGCTATGGCTGCGCCATGCTTGGGCTCGCCCCGTACGGACCTTACTGGCGCGAAGTCCGCAAGATAACCACCATCGAACTGTTATCAAACAGGCGACTCGACCTGCTCAAGCACATCCGAGTCGAGGAGGTGGGCTCCTTGGTGGAGGCCTTATACCGCAGCTGCGCCGGCGATTACTCCGTGGACATTAATCGGCTTTTCAGCAACTTGAGCATGAACATCGTTCTTAGGATGGTCGCCGGAAAACGGTACTTTAATTTGGACGGTGAAGAAAATGATGGTGATGAAGAAGAGTTTAGAAAAGTGATAAGTGAGTTTTTCCATCTGTTGGGAGTATTAACGGTGAGTGACGCGATACCATGTCTGGAGTGGCTAGATGTTGGTGGCCACCTCAAAGACATGAAGAGGGTTAAAAAGAAGATGGACGGATTTGCATCGGCTTGGCTTGCAGAGCACCGGCGCGAGAGAAAGTCCGGCAGAAGGGACACGGAGAGAGATTTCATCGACGTGCTCATTAAAGAGGTAGAAGACGACCACTTGTCCAAAAAGCACCAAACGGACACCATAATCGAAGCCACTGCTATG AGTTTGGTAGCAGCAGGCACGGATACGACGTCGGTCACCTTAGAGTGGGCTCTCTCCGCTATGCTCAACAATCGGCAGGTGctggaaaaagcaaaagaagagttGGACTGCAAGGTAGGGAGGGAGAGACAAGTGGAAGAATCAGACATAAAGAACTTGGCATACTTGCAAGCCATCCTAAAAGAGACAATGCGCCTGTACCCGGCAGTGCCGCTCTTGGTCCCGCACCAGTCCATCGAGCCCATCCATCTTGGTGGGTACCACATACCGACCGGCACTACCCTGTTTGTTAACACCTGGAAGATACATCGAGATCCAATGTTGTGGACGGACCCAGAAGAGTTCAGGCCAGAGAGGTTCTTGACGAGCGACAAAGAGATTGGTTTCGGTGGCCAGAACTTTGCCTTCATGCCGTTCGGAATGGGGCGGAGGATGTGCCCCGGCTGGACAATGGCTTTGCAAGTTCTTCACTTAACTTTGGCACGCTTGCTACAGAGCTTTGAGTGGTCGATGCCCATGGACGAGCCAGTTGATATGACCGAAGGGTTTGGGCTGACCATGCCCAAAGCAGCTCCACTCAAAGTCCGTTTGACTCCTCGCCTCCCACCTCACCTCTATTAG